The DNA region TTTCAGAATGTTTTTCGAGAACTGGTCAGATTCAATCAAAGAGAACATCAAGCATTTGAACGATTCTCTGAAAGATATTGATTTTAAAAGCAAGCCTCAAACATACATTCAGCTTGTGGCACCCAATAAAATTAGTGATGAAGTAAAAGAGTTCCGTAATCTACTCGAAAAAGCAATTCCCAACATCAGGGAAGTTGATGCTTCTATTGATGGTCGAAAAAATCACTTTTACAACCATATTGAACCTTTAATTTCGAAATTGGATAAAGAAGAATGGCGTAAAAAAGTAATGGACGTTCGCTTTTGGTTCAGTTACAAGGCTGAAGAGTTTTACAAAGAAAACAATCAGAAATTTAAAACATACGAAGGTATGGGAGCAATGTCAGGAGGTGAAAAACCACAGCTAACCTATACAATTCTTTGTGCAGCCGTTGCATATCAATTTGGGTTAACTAAAGAAGGTTTACATAGCAATTCATTCCGATTTATCGCTATTGATGAAAGTTTCACGAATCAAGATGGCGATAAAGCAAAATATCTATTGGAATTATGCAAACAATTGCATTTACAGTTTTTGGTTGTTACTCCAACAACAAATATTGATATAGTGGAACCATATATTTCATTTGTTCATTTTGTAGAACGCATAGAAGAAAGACATTCGTGGTTGTATGATATGCCTATCGAACAATTCAAAGAAGAAAAAGCAAATTATCTGAATCAATGATTACACCCAAAGAAATAAAAGACAAAGCCGAAAGAAAATACATTTCTTTTCTTCAATCATTGGTTGAGAATAGGTCTTTTGAGAAACTTGTAATTCGTGGCGATAAGTCATATACCAAATCTTCTTTATCCGAATTTGAAAAAGAAATACAACAAATCGTCAACCAATCTAAAGAGAAAAAAGGATATGGATACACATTGGAATTTCAACAAGTAAGAACAAAGTCGTTAGGAATACAAGACTTACCAATCTCAATTTTCTTTGATACTGAAAAAGATTTTCTGAAATTTTTGAGCAAGGAAAAAGAAGCTGAATTATTCAAAACAAGCGTTGTTAAAATCATCGAGGCATTTCCAGAATTAAAAGATTGGATAATAAAAAACCCCATTAAAGTTATTAATAACCAGCCTGAATGGGAAAGTATTTTAAAAGTTTGTCGATACTTTAAACAAAATCCTAAACCAAATTTGTACATAAGGGAATTGCCAATACAGGTTCATACCAAATTTATTGAACGCAACCAGGCGGTAATCAAAGAATTGCTTAACATTCTGATTTCAGAGCATATCTATAACGAAGAAAAGGAGTTTGAGAAAAGATTTAACCTGAAATATGCCGAATCTCAAATACGGTTTAAAGTTCTTGACAGAGCAATAGCCGAAAAATTCTTTTCGGGAGTTGACGATATTGCTGTTCCTATAAGCCAATTTGAAACATTGAATTTACCGATTAAAAAAGTATTGGTCGTAGAAAATAAAACAACGCTTTATACAACTTTGACACTACCCAAGATGAACGGCTCTATTGCAATATTTGGAAGCGGATATAGTGTTTACAACCTCAAACATGTTCATTGGTTTGCTAATCTTGAATTGCTTTATTGGGGCGACATAGACGTACAAGGTTTTGAAATTTTATCTCAATTCAGAAGCTATTTTAAGCAACCCAAAAGTATATTAATGGATTTTGCAACCTTTGAAAAATTCTTCGAAAATGATTTAGGAACCCAAACAAATATTTATACATCACTTAATTTGACTGACAGTGAACAAAAACTATATGAAATTCTGAAAACAAACAATTGGCGATTAGAACAGGAAAAAATTCCATTCGATTATGTCAATGAATTTTTTGATAAAGAAAACCTCGCTTCATAGTCAAGCACATTGGCTGGTCGCAAAAAAAAACAATACACGACCAAAGCCAGTTAAAGAGCTTGCCTACACAAGTGCACCGGCACAGCTCGTATCAAAAGTAGTTGTAACTTGGGTAGGTAAGTGTTTCGAAATCGGCAACTAACCATACCGCCAAATGTTAAATTTTCATCCCATGAACCCACTCCGCACCAATATTCTCCTGCTTCTCGTGCTGCTTGCTAGCAGCTTGACAAGCCTTGGGCAGACGGTTAAGCCGACAGACTACCTAATCCGTTTTGCGGACTCCCTTAAAGATGAGTGTGGGTATAAGAATCAAAATGGGGACACGGTTATCCCGCAGGGTAAGTATGCCATTTGCTTTACCGATACCTTTAGAACCTATGCCATAGTTTTAAAGCCTAACGTTGGCTTTGTTGCAATCGACCGGAACGAGAAGACGCTATATGAGGTCTTCCCCTTTGACAACGGACCAGACATGCCATCTGAGGGGCTTTTTAGAATAGTGGAGAATGCTAAAATCGGCTTTGCAGACTCTGCCACGGGTAGGGTTGTTATTCAACCTCAGTTTAAGTGTGCTTGGCCCTTTAAGCACGGAGTTGCAAAGGTCAGCATGGAGTGCACGGAGCAGTTGGACGGGGAACACAAGACTTGGCTTAGCAACAGCTGGTATTACATCGACAAAACGGGGCGGAGGGTTAATAAGCATATGGGAAACTAAAATGTTCGATGGCAGACATTGTGTCTATCTCCTGTTCACTCTTGCTATTGTTGCAATTGGAAGTTTTGGTGGAAGCGACCATAAAAACAATGTTATAATATGAAACCAGAATTTGACATCTGTACCAATAATCGGTATATTTGAAAAAAATAGTAAGTCATGGAAAGGAACACATCAATATCGATTGGAAAATATTTTGACAGCTTTATTAAAAGCAGAATATCTTCAGGCCGATACAAAAACGCAAGTGAGGTTGTTCGTGCTGGATTGCGACTTTTGGAAGAGGAGGAAAACAAGATAATGGTCTTAAGAGACGCAGTTCAAGAGGGCATTGATAGCGGAATTGCTTCTGATTTTAACCCTGAAACATACTTAGTGGAATTAAAAGCTAAAAAGAGGTTGAATGGCTAAGTCTAAATTTACGGTTCAGGCCGTTAACGACTTAACTCAGATTTGGAATTACACTTTAAATAAATGGTCTGAAGAGCAAGCGGACCGCTATTACCACATGCTCATCGAAAATTGCAAAGAGGTTGCAAGTAACCCTGATTTGGGTAAGAATTATTCAGGAGTTGTAGAAAACTTGTTGGGATTTAAAGCAGGACGGCACATAATCTTTTACCGCAAGATTGAGAATAATGAGGTAGAAATCACAAGAATTCTTCATGAACAAATGGATTTAGAGAATAGAGTAATTGAAAAATAACCCTAATTATTAAGCGGTAAATATTAGCATTTGCCGACTCCTTCTAGACTTTTCTGGTCTTCAAAAACAAAAATTGATTTCTGTTAGTGAACACATGCTTCAGGAGTAATTCTCTCTGCTCCTTTCATCCACCCCATTCCTACGTTTCGCGCTCTATTATTGTCGGTTGAGGAGGTTTGTCCCTTGACCCTCACCCTCGTTACCTTACTTTTGTCGCAGGTTTAAGGTGAAAATTAATAGTAAGGTAAGCGTATGAAGCCCACATCCTCTGCAATTACAAGTAAGAATGAAGCTATTCAGCATGTGGGCTTCATACGGC from Williamwhitmania sp. includes:
- a CDS encoding Wadjet anti-phage system protein JetD domain-containing protein, translated to MITPKEIKDKAERKYISFLQSLVENRSFEKLVIRGDKSYTKSSLSEFEKEIQQIVNQSKEKKGYGYTLEFQQVRTKSLGIQDLPISIFFDTEKDFLKFLSKEKEAELFKTSVVKIIEAFPELKDWIIKNPIKVINNQPEWESILKVCRYFKQNPKPNLYIRELPIQVHTKFIERNQAVIKELLNILISEHIYNEEKEFEKRFNLKYAESQIRFKVLDRAIAEKFFSGVDDIAVPISQFETLNLPIKKVLVVENKTTLYTTLTLPKMNGSIAIFGSGYSVYNLKHVHWFANLELLYWGDIDVQGFEILSQFRSYFKQPKSILMDFATFEKFFENDLGTQTNIYTSLNLTDSEQKLYEILKTNNWRLEQEKIPFDYVNEFFDKENLAS
- a CDS encoding WG repeat-containing protein, with the protein product MNPLRTNILLLLVLLASSLTSLGQTVKPTDYLIRFADSLKDECGYKNQNGDTVIPQGKYAICFTDTFRTYAIVLKPNVGFVAIDRNEKTLYEVFPFDNGPDMPSEGLFRIVENAKIGFADSATGRVVIQPQFKCAWPFKHGVAKVSMECTEQLDGEHKTWLSNSWYYIDKTGRRVNKHMGN
- a CDS encoding type II toxin-antitoxin system ParD family antitoxin; its protein translation is MERNTSISIGKYFDSFIKSRISSGRYKNASEVVRAGLRLLEEEENKIMVLRDAVQEGIDSGIASDFNPETYLVELKAKKRLNG
- a CDS encoding type II toxin-antitoxin system RelE/ParE family toxin, which codes for MAKSKFTVQAVNDLTQIWNYTLNKWSEEQADRYYHMLIENCKEVASNPDLGKNYSGVVENLLGFKAGRHIIFYRKIENNEVEITRILHEQMDLENRVIEK